In Amyelois transitella isolate CPQ chromosome W, ilAmyTran1.1, whole genome shotgun sequence, the genomic stretch AGAAACCAGTTAGTAAAGACATAAATGACATAAGACATATGattattttcagaaaagtATATAAAGACGAAGCTAGTCAGGATCCCTGCAGCAAATGTTGAACCTGGTCTTCTGATGATATTAATACGATAGGTGAATTATCATCCTTTCGTACGTAGATTTTTCCATATGCCGTCCAGCAATACCTGTAGTTCTTTGTCTTCACCAAATCACGGGCAAGGAAATGTAGTCTAGAACCTTTAGGTGTCAGGTTTTCAGATAGAAAGATGGGCGTGTCTTCCTTCTTCCGCATCCCAAGGTGTTTGGCGCATAATTTTGtcttatttttgatattaaatgttttacatGTCTTCATAAAATCTAGTTTTAGTAGTGTAGAAGTTGTTTCAACAACTATCGGTGAGTTACTAGCTTCATTCTTGCTTTTCACCCTATATATATCACATATATCTCTTTTCTCAACCTTGCAATCAACAGTTTCAGCCAATGAAAGGACCATCTGAACTAAGTCGCTCTTAGTTTCTCCAGGAACCTTTGgcacattttttattccaaaGTTTGCCTTTCTTTGGGTCATCTGAAAGTCTTCGATTTTGTTTTCTAAAATGGTTATGTAGTCCTTGTCTTTCCTTGTTTGTAATTCCAGCTGAGTTATCTTTTTCTTAAGTTCTTCATTTTGCGAAGTgaggaaagaaatggagcTCTCTATCTTGAGATTTGATTGTTGAATGTCACTTAACACCGgttctaaattatttatttctgtttgcTGCTTTGCCATGAGAGAGGTGATGAGCTCTTTAACTTCCTCCTTGAAGCTAGATCTGCATATATCAGAGTCCTCGTCTGCCTCCCTTCTTCTCTTTTGACGGGAAAGAACAAAATCAGGCGATGGTTTCACTTGGGTTAAGTCTGATTCTGACAGTGTTTTATTCATGTGCTCATTCGACATGGTACCAGGGAGTAATGACCAGTAAAGATGTATTGAAAAGTTAACTATTGCAAGTCAAAAGACAGCTCACCCACCAAAATGTATCCACCTCACCGAACGTTGCAATACTAGGGTATACGAAAGTTGAAAgagttatttgaatctcagctagtcaaattcaaaattcgcGGTGCGCATACGTAGCGGAATGGACctcaggtaccaggcgagcaTAAAGTTGTTGCAATTACGCCACAGTCGCAGTAGTCAGTAAAAGACAGCAATAGTTGATTTTATTCAGCCGTAAGAGGTCTAGTTTACTTGGTGGTAATCGAGACTTTCATATAAGAATGCTTTCCGTCCAGCATAAGTTGATCATGGATCTGTTTAAAATGGTGGCAATCGAGACTTTCCTACAAAAACGCTTTCCGTCCAGTGTAACTTGACCTCTTAgtataatgaatgaatgggTGCGTATGCGGTAAATAGTCTCACCATAACAGTCCGTATTCTTCACTCACACAACGTAAGGTTGAAAGCAAACTCCTTCTGTCTTATGCACTcctatttttcaatttcatttatttgaccaaatttaatatttaactatttaaaagcaaaactaaaaaataaatgaacaataATTTAGACACGACTACTCAGTAACGAGATCCGGGGGGAAGAGGATAAACTGGAACGCCTATGAAGAGGCGATAGAGGGCGACAAGGCCAGTGTCGCCTTCAAGCGGGTCTCCACCAGCGAAGAGGTCGAGCTTGCGGCGAGTGCCATCACCCGCAGCATCCAGCACGCTCTCGACGCCGCACGGACACCCGTGCCGGCCACCGCCAAACCCGAGCCGCTCCCGGCGCACATCACCGCGCTGTTGGAGCGGAAGCGAAGAATGCGGAGGCTGTGGATGAGCACTCGCTGCCCAACTCTCAAAGCCGAACTCAACAAGCTGGTGGAGACCGTCAAGGACAGACTAGAGGAGCTCGCAGCCAGATCGTGGGAGAACCACCTCATATCGGTAGGCGGTGATATCCCCTCCGTTCACCGCCTCTGTCGGCAGTTGTCGGGCGTGCCACAACCCGTCCGGCCGCTGCTGGCAGTCGATGGCCTCCCACGGTTCAAGGCCGAAGACAGGGCTGAGATCTTCGCCGAACATCTGGAGCTTCAGTTCACGCCGAACCCGATCGTGGACCAGGCCCACCACGACAGCGTCGTCGAGCACCTTCGGGAGTACCTTGCGGAGCCAGTGCCGGAGCTTGAGGATGCGGTATTCTTCACTCCCGGCCAGGTCAAGAGGACCATCCTGAAGCTAAAGCCCAGGAAAGCCCCGGGCGCAGACAACGTCACGAACGAGACGCTTCGCCACCTACCGCCGGGATTCATCACGGCGGTGACGCGCCTCTTCAACGGCATTCTGCGCTCGGGCCACTACCTGACACATTGGAAGACCGGAAGGGTGATCCTCTTGCCCAAGCCGGGAAAGGACCTCCGCAAGCCTGAGAGCTACCGGCCCATCACGCTTCTCAGCGCCCTCTCGAAGGTGTTCGAAAAACTGCTGCTCGGCCTCATACTGCCGCACATCCCGCCGCGCGCCGAGCAGTTCGGGTTCCGGCCCGAACACTCCACGACGCTCCAGATCGCCAGACTCCTTGGCGAGATCTCAGTCGCTGCCAACGGCAAGGAGACCGTGGCTGTCGTGCTCCTCGACAATGAGAAGGCCTTCGACAGAGTATGGCACGAGGGGTTGCTGTACAAACTGTCGAAGAGCCCCCTGCCCAGAAGACTTATAAGGATTGTGGCCGCCTTCCTGAACGGGCGGAAGATCAGGGTGGCGGTCGAAGACGCCGTTTCTTCGGAGAAACCCGTCCGGGCTGGCGTTCCTCGGGGCAGCTGCTTAAGCCCGGCCTGCTACGCTGCGTACACCGACGACATCCCGGTCGCTGATGGAGCCAAGCTGGCTCTATACGCCGACGACGCGGCGTACTTCCCGAAGTCCATGAACGCGAAGCACGCCGCCAAGAAACTCCAGAAGGCACTAGACGCCCTGCCGGATTGGCTCCATAAGTGGAGACTGTCGGTGAACGTGGTGAAAACGCAGGCCATTATCTCCGGGAACGCCGCCCCACCGCCGCCGCTGAAGGTCTTCGGGAAGGACGTGGCGTGGCAGCCACACGTCACCTACCTCGGGGTCAAGATCGACCGTGGACTTCGCCTGAAGACCCACGTCGATTCAGTGGTACAAGCTGTGAAGATGGCCAGGGGAAGACTGCGTCCAGTCttctcctccagcctcccgccgatgacgaagctcgggatctacaaGACCTACGttagatcccgcctcacgtacgcagccccggcgtggtacgcctaTGTCGCGGAGACAAACAGGCGACGTCTCCGTGCTCAAGAAAACCAATGTCTCCGCGACATCGTCGGGGCCCCACGGTACGTGAGGAACGCGACGATCCAGCGGGACCTTAAATGGGAGGGCCTGGACGCGTTCATCTCGCGTCTGGCCGGTGATATGTTCGGCAGGGCGG encodes the following:
- the LOC132904195 gene encoding uncharacterized protein LOC132904195 encodes the protein MSNEHMNKTLSESDLTQVKPSPDFVLSRQKRRREADEDSDICRSSFKEEVKELITSLMAKQQTEINNLEPVLSDIQQSNLKIESSISFLTSQNEELKKKITQLELQTRKDKDYITILENKIEDFQMTQRKANFGIKNVPKVPGETKSDLVQMVLSLAETVDCKVEKRDICDIYRVKSKNEASNSPIVVETTSTLLKLDFMKTCKTFNIKNKTKLCAKHLGMRKKEDTPIFLSENLTPKGSRLHFLARDLVKTKNYRYCWTAYGKIYVRKDDNSPIVLISSEDQVQHLLQGS